The following proteins are encoded in a genomic region of Phycisphaera sp.:
- a CDS encoding CNNM domain-containing protein, with product MTPTPSTSTETVSDAVQAMPDSGGLAIGLVVFMAGLLVASAAASGSETALFGLTHGERVALRRQSPKAAGIIDDLLGKPRRLLICVLLLNMVVNVLYFAAAALLLQTTRSPLMGVLAALLPLVAIILFGEILAKLAADTFRTHWARLAAPLLLSVSLALGGLLMAIDSLMVAPLSRLVRPSPGDAPHHDHSDVRTLIRAGAHGGTIDDHEQELLEGVVGLSAVRARVAMTPRLDLHSVTPQMPIDELVQYAHRAGNHRLPVFDEHGVTITRILDVKATLAEGKPVLDMPIYVPENARLDRVLNQLRERKARTAVCVDEHGESTGMLGFADLLRGLVGMPIEQGQTGADGIIMVGLGCWSAPGRMPVSELARLFTEHRTQDFGLPPEAVTIAGAVMASLGRLAEVGDSVDFGPVHVEVERVAGRTIERVLVRPVAQPMPAPEDQP from the coding sequence ATGACGCCGACCCCCTCCACCTCCACCGAAACCGTCTCAGATGCAGTCCAGGCGATGCCGGACTCCGGCGGGCTGGCCATCGGTCTGGTCGTGTTCATGGCCGGCCTGCTGGTTGCCTCGGCCGCGGCATCGGGCAGCGAGACGGCGCTCTTCGGCCTGACGCACGGCGAGCGCGTGGCCCTGCGCCGCCAGTCGCCCAAGGCCGCGGGCATCATCGACGACCTGCTGGGCAAGCCACGCCGCCTGCTCATCTGCGTGCTCCTGCTGAACATGGTAGTGAACGTGCTGTACTTCGCCGCCGCCGCGTTGCTGCTGCAAACAACGCGTTCACCGCTCATGGGTGTGCTGGCGGCCTTGCTGCCACTGGTGGCGATCATCCTGTTCGGCGAGATTCTCGCGAAACTCGCCGCCGACACGTTCCGAACCCACTGGGCACGCTTGGCCGCCCCGCTGCTGCTCTCGGTTAGCCTCGCCCTGGGCGGCCTGCTGATGGCTATCGATTCGCTCATGGTTGCCCCGCTGTCGCGTCTGGTCCGCCCTTCACCGGGAGACGCGCCCCACCACGATCACTCGGACGTGCGCACGCTCATTCGAGCCGGCGCGCACGGTGGAACGATCGACGACCATGAGCAAGAACTGCTCGAAGGCGTCGTAGGCCTCAGCGCGGTCCGTGCTCGTGTGGCGATGACACCACGCCTCGACCTTCACTCGGTGACGCCGCAGATGCCCATCGACGAACTCGTGCAATACGCCCACCGCGCCGGTAACCATCGCCTGCCCGTGTTCGACGAGCATGGGGTCACCATCACCCGCATCCTCGACGTCAAGGCCACGCTGGCCGAGGGCAAGCCCGTCCTGGATATGCCCATCTACGTGCCCGAGAATGCTCGCCTCGATCGCGTCCTCAACCAGCTCCGCGAGCGCAAGGCCCGCACAGCCGTGTGCGTCGACGAGCACGGCGAGAGCACCGGCATGCTCGGCTTTGCCGACCTCCTGCGCGGTCTGGTCGGCATGCCCATCGAGCAAGGCCAGACCGGCGCGGATGGCATCATCATGGTCGGCCTTGGCTGCTGGAGCGCACCGGGGCGCATGCCCGTGAGCGAGTTGGCCCGCCTGTTCACCGAGCATCGCACGCAGGACTTCGGCCTTCCGCCCGAGGCGGTCACCATCGCCGGCGCGGTCATGGCCTCACTCGGGCGGCTGGCCGAGGTGGGCGATTCGGTGGACTTCGGCCCCGTCCACGTCGAGGTCGAACGCGTCGCGGGCCGCACCATAGAGCGTGTGCTGGTGCGCCCGGTTGCCCAACCGATGCCCGCTCCCGAGGACCAGCCATGA
- a CDS encoding amino acid racemase has protein sequence MPSQHVGIVAVSPEGAALAYRQFHRHATQMTMPEDRPCVTLHGEPFDKYLKAVADQDWETIGMLLRRSAECLAAAGADFCLTPDHVVQHAVQMAETGCPIPWLTMAELLADEVSQEGRQSVGILGTRMVTNGSAYQTHLGLKGVKVMTPSPEEVDEVDSIIFQELVLGETHDSSRQRLGEIIARLADRGAEAIVMGSSEVPLLLSRSSCPLPLYDPGEIQVVRAVQMASSVRPG, from the coding sequence GTGCCATCACAACACGTCGGGATCGTCGCGGTCAGTCCCGAAGGCGCCGCTCTGGCCTACCGCCAGTTCCACCGCCACGCCACGCAGATGACCATGCCCGAGGATCGCCCGTGCGTCACGCTGCACGGCGAGCCATTCGATAAGTACCTCAAGGCCGTTGCCGATCAAGACTGGGAGACCATCGGCATGCTCTTGCGACGCTCGGCCGAGTGCCTGGCGGCGGCGGGGGCAGATTTTTGCCTGACGCCCGACCATGTTGTCCAGCACGCGGTGCAGATGGCCGAGACGGGGTGCCCGATTCCTTGGCTGACTATGGCCGAGTTGCTAGCCGACGAGGTGAGCCAGGAGGGCCGCCAGAGCGTCGGCATCCTCGGCACGCGCATGGTGACCAACGGCTCGGCGTACCAGACCCACCTGGGCCTCAAGGGGGTCAAGGTCATGACGCCGTCCCCCGAGGAGGTGGACGAGGTCGACTCGATCATCTTCCAGGAATTGGTGCTCGGCGAGACCCACGACTCATCCCGGCAGCGGCTGGGCGAGATCATCGCCCGGCTGGCCGACCGCGGCGCCGAGGCCATCGTGATGGGCTCGAGCGAGGTGCCGTTGCTGTTGTCGAGATCGAGTTGCCCCCTTCCGCTGTATGATCCGGGCGAGATCCAGGTCGTCCGGGCAGTTCAGATGGCCTCGAGCGTGCGACCAGGCTAG
- a CDS encoding CNNM domain-containing protein, whose product MSWGEAALWSLLALIGLAGSALASGLEMGVYALGRLGLETRALHGEPAAVMLRTEIRRTDRLLSTLLVHNNVCNYIGVLGVSALLGSAGLGPILTLVMQSIVVTPIILIFGESLPKELFRTGADRLTYLFAPVLRGLRTFYVMIGIVPLVMLAGSLMTRLIGGGGLGGSSDARQRMANILKEAGGPTGMSDDHSTLLDRALALGRGRVGDEMLSWSMAQKVHADWSHARIRKTLGTKPATTVPVTDGQGRVLGVASAISLLAGDPIEPDHLRPAVLVSPDTPTVVAIRRILAAEADLAIVVQNDKPAGIVSLNDLTEPLLVQ is encoded by the coding sequence ATGAGTTGGGGCGAAGCGGCACTGTGGTCGTTGCTCGCGCTGATCGGTCTGGCTGGGTCGGCGCTCGCCAGCGGGCTGGAGATGGGCGTCTACGCGCTGGGGCGGCTGGGCCTCGAGACCCGCGCGCTGCACGGCGAGCCGGCGGCGGTCATGCTGCGCACCGAGATCCGCCGGACCGATCGCTTGCTCTCGACACTGCTCGTTCACAACAACGTGTGCAACTACATCGGCGTGCTGGGCGTGTCCGCCCTGTTGGGTTCGGCCGGGCTGGGCCCGATCCTCACGCTTGTCATGCAATCGATCGTGGTCACGCCAATCATCCTCATCTTCGGCGAATCGTTGCCCAAGGAACTCTTCCGCACCGGTGCCGACCGGCTGACCTACCTCTTCGCCCCGGTCCTGCGCGGGCTACGCACGTTCTATGTCATGATCGGCATCGTCCCGCTCGTGATGCTTGCCGGCAGCCTCATGACGCGACTCATCGGCGGCGGCGGCCTTGGTGGCTCGTCGGACGCACGCCAACGCATGGCCAACATACTGAAGGAAGCCGGCGGCCCGACCGGCATGAGCGACGACCATTCGACGCTGCTCGACCGCGCACTCGCGCTGGGGCGCGGCCGCGTGGGCGACGAGATGCTCTCGTGGTCGATGGCCCAGAAGGTCCACGCCGACTGGTCGCACGCTCGCATCCGCAAGACGCTCGGCACCAAGCCCGCCACCACCGTGCCCGTCACCGATGGTCAAGGGCGGGTGCTGGGCGTCGCGTCGGCCATATCCCTGCTGGCCGGCGATCCCATCGAGCCCGACCACCTCCGCCCGGCGGTGCTGGTCTCCCCTGACACACCCACGGTGGTCGCCATCCGTCGCATCCTGGCCGCCGAGGCCGATCTGGCGATCGTGGTACAGAACGACAAGCCCGCCGGCATCGTGAGCCTCAACGACCTGACCGAGCCGCTACTCGTCCAGTAA